In Synergistaceae bacterium, the following proteins share a genomic window:
- a CDS encoding HAMP domain-containing protein yields MKRLVFPSLFWKIYLTLLLVLFLPMIIIHLTHLARVLQDREDREPLKIFKHLEWHVSELARQADSIPREELLPWIEAVRASSDLEIRVERDGESFFTEGAERLDAQAEETPFRFFETFLSPSGRTRVVAALRHQGPANFLDFIKIPMAVAVLSVFFSFMLVKNFMTPLSKLQDITQKLAGGVFSVRVDPSVTGRGDEIAALGKSFNKMAECVENLVSSQKRLLRDISHEIRSPLQRMDLAAALLRKNLQPASELENKYLERIELEVKCIDDMVEELLTLTRVEEGSLTHSERVALDEVLRSAVEDAAFANTSGKTIVILNAPKLAVRGDALLLKRALYNVIQNALRYIDPESVVEIDLRQEDGQKERQEEGNRAKRAVLTVRDHGYGVAEEELEKIFLPYYRTDKARERSQGGVGLGLSITRRIVESHGGNVFAANAPGGGLVVTIALGIDE; encoded by the coding sequence ATGAAACGCCTCGTCTTTCCCTCGCTTTTCTGGAAAATCTACCTCACTCTGCTTCTGGTGCTTTTTCTGCCCATGATCATCATTCATCTGACCCATCTCGCCCGGGTGCTTCAGGATCGGGAGGACCGGGAGCCGCTGAAAATTTTCAAACATCTGGAATGGCACGTCTCCGAACTGGCCCGACAGGCGGATTCGATCCCGCGGGAGGAGCTGCTGCCCTGGATCGAAGCCGTCAGGGCTTCCAGCGACCTGGAGATTCGTGTGGAACGGGACGGGGAAAGTTTTTTCACGGAAGGCGCGGAGCGTCTTGACGCCCAGGCGGAAGAAACTCCCTTTCGTTTTTTCGAGACTTTCCTGTCTCCATCGGGGCGCACGCGGGTTGTCGCCGCCCTGCGGCACCAGGGGCCGGCGAATTTTTTGGATTTTATCAAAATTCCCATGGCGGTGGCCGTTCTGTCCGTGTTCTTCAGTTTTATGCTGGTGAAAAACTTCATGACGCCCCTGTCGAAACTTCAGGATATTACTCAAAAACTGGCGGGAGGCGTTTTTTCGGTGAGGGTGGACCCCAGCGTCACAGGTCGGGGCGACGAAATCGCCGCTCTGGGTAAAAGTTTCAATAAGATGGCCGAGTGCGTGGAAAACCTCGTCTCCTCCCAAAAACGGCTTCTGCGGGACATCTCTCACGAAATACGCTCTCCTCTGCAGCGCATGGACCTGGCCGCGGCGCTTTTGCGAAAGAACCTCCAGCCCGCGTCGGAGCTCGAAAATAAATATCTGGAACGCATCGAGCTGGAAGTGAAATGTATCGACGACATGGTGGAGGAGCTTCTGACCCTGACCCGGGTGGAGGAGGGCTCTCTGACCCACTCCGAACGGGTGGCGCTGGACGAGGTTCTTCGCTCCGCGGTGGAGGATGCCGCCTTCGCGAACACCTCCGGAAAAACGATCGTGATCCTGAACGCCCCGAAGCTCGCCGTCCGCGGCGACGCGCTCCTGCTGAAACGGGCGCTGTACAACGTCATTCAAAACGCCCTTCGCTACATCGACCCGGAAAGCGTCGTTGAAATCGACCTGCGTCAGGAAGATGGCCAGAAAGAGAGACAGGAAGAGGGAAACAGGGCGAAACGCGCCGTTCTCACCGTTCGCGACCACGGATACGGCGTCGCCGAGGAGGAGCTGGAAAAAATCTTTCTGCCCTATTATCGAACCGACAAGGCCCGGGAGCGGTCCCAGGGAGGGGTGGGGCTGGGCCTGTCCATCACGAGACGCATCGTCGAAAGCCACGGGGGAAATGTCTTCGCGGCAAACGCGCCGGGAGGCGGTCTGGTGGTCACCATCGCCCTCGGTATCGATGAATGA
- a CDS encoding response regulator transcription factor, whose protein sequence is MEVQKIKHVLVIDDDVDLCALLRDYLQSEGFEFACAHSGNAGLKLLDDHSYDIVILDIMLPEQDGFDVLRKIRNISNVPVVMLSARGDQIDKVVGLEIGADDYICKPFDARELLARLKAVLRRSGDLSERPGHDKVVLVDLEMRRSARSVKVGAKEISLTNIEFSLLDSLISCAGKKISAEQLSLSVLGRDYTVFDRSLSVHISRLRRKIGPYPDGRERIRTLRNEGYMYVYPKNDFSEDQP, encoded by the coding sequence ATGGAGGTTCAGAAAATCAAACATGTTCTTGTGATCGACGATGACGTGGACCTTTGTGCGCTGCTCAGGGACTACCTGCAATCGGAGGGTTTTGAATTTGCCTGCGCCCACTCCGGAAACGCCGGATTGAAACTTTTGGACGATCATTCGTATGACATCGTCATTTTGGACATCATGCTGCCGGAACAGGATGGCTTCGACGTTCTGAGGAAAATTCGCAACATCTCGAACGTACCGGTGGTCATGCTGTCCGCCAGAGGCGATCAGATTGATAAAGTCGTTGGGCTGGAAATCGGCGCGGACGATTACATCTGCAAACCCTTCGACGCGCGCGAGCTGCTGGCCCGACTGAAGGCCGTGCTGCGCCGGTCCGGCGATCTTTCCGAAAGGCCGGGGCATGATAAAGTCGTCCTGGTCGACCTGGAAATGCGCCGAAGCGCCCGCTCCGTCAAAGTCGGGGCGAAGGAGATTTCCCTGACCAATATCGAGTTCAGTCTGCTGGACTCGCTGATCTCCTGCGCGGGGAAAAAAATATCCGCGGAACAGCTTTCCCTGAGCGTTCTGGGTCGGGATTACACCGTCTTTGACAGAAGCCTGAGCGTCCACATCAGCCGTCTGAGGCGCAAAATCGGGCCTTATCCCGACGGCAGAGAGCGCATCCGGACCCTGAGAAATGAGGGGTATATGTACGTCTACCCCAAAAACGATTTTTCGGAGGACCAGCCATGA
- a CDS encoding carbohydrate-binding domain-containing protein: MRKHFIHSSVRSVVSFFLLLFMSLFLMTCSGGCGGGSNAVNDGMSGAPDTSGLIVKGPGHSLADGEVILTEAGDYDVSGVLSDGCLVIDTSSQEVNVNLSGVTIANSSGPAIFAKSASLVRLILSEGTVNAVSDGGADADRDAAIFSSVPLEIGGGGSLVAVGNCQEGIASDSTLTISGGDIRVSAVDDGLNAGEGIVIDGGYLYVDAIGDGIDSNANLTINGGTVIAMGGPDNGGLDAGDGFRLLINGGLVIGTGDNNARADESSAQKVLSLNFGAAQPSGTTIHIADKQGAALVTYKTGRDCRGFIFSSPSLQSGVAYNVYTGGTSDGTERDGLYDTEASYTGGSKETYSSQSGGEEEDFILSGTVGEFNIGDTFGSGGGGPGGGPRPRF; this comes from the coding sequence GTGAGAAAACATTTTATTCATTCAAGCGTTCGCAGCGTCGTAAGTTTTTTTCTGCTCCTGTTTATGTCGCTGTTCCTCATGACGTGCTCAGGGGGCTGCGGCGGAGGCTCAAACGCCGTCAACGACGGGATGTCGGGTGCTCCGGACACGTCCGGGTTAATCGTGAAGGGGCCGGGGCATTCGCTGGCCGATGGCGAAGTCATCCTCACCGAAGCGGGGGATTACGACGTCTCCGGTGTGCTGAGCGATGGCTGCCTCGTCATAGACACCTCCAGTCAGGAGGTCAACGTCAACCTTTCCGGCGTGACGATCGCCAATTCCAGCGGCCCGGCAATCTTTGCGAAATCGGCGTCCCTGGTGAGGCTGATTCTGTCCGAAGGAACCGTCAACGCCGTTTCTGACGGTGGGGCGGACGCGGATCGCGACGCCGCCATATTTAGTTCCGTGCCTCTTGAAATCGGGGGCGGCGGTTCCCTCGTCGCAGTCGGAAACTGTCAGGAGGGGATCGCGAGCGACTCGACCCTCACCATCAGCGGAGGCGACATCCGAGTATCCGCGGTTGACGACGGCCTTAACGCCGGAGAGGGCATCGTCATCGACGGAGGCTACCTCTATGTGGACGCCATTGGAGACGGGATCGACTCCAACGCGAACCTCACGATAAACGGCGGAACCGTCATCGCGATGGGAGGCCCCGACAACGGCGGATTGGACGCCGGAGACGGCTTCAGGCTGTTGATCAACGGCGGTCTTGTGATCGGCACGGGGGATAACAACGCCAGAGCGGACGAGTCGTCCGCCCAGAAGGTCTTATCGCTGAATTTCGGCGCCGCGCAGCCGTCAGGCACGACAATCCACATCGCGGACAAACAGGGGGCGGCGCTCGTCACGTATAAAACGGGCCGAGACTGCCGCGGATTTATTTTCAGCAGCCCGAGCCTGCAGAGCGGCGTCGCGTACAACGTCTACACGGGAGGGACGTCTGACGGAACTGAGCGCGACGGCCTGTACGACACGGAAGCCTCTTACACCGGAGGCTCGAAGGAGACTTATTCGAGCCAGTCAGGCGGCGAAGAAGAAGACTTCATCCTTTCAGGGACGGTCGGAGAGTTCAACATTGGAGACACCTTTGGCTCCGGAGGAGGAGGCCCCGGCGGCGGCCCGCGCCCGCGCTTCTGA
- a CDS encoding efflux RND transporter periplasmic adaptor subunit → MTVVLFLALFAGAAWYFLIFRGAKASSQELKPAEPAASVQAAYVRVEIASGNGVVRESIDQNMSIEAINRVQMLPRVTGRLEKLHVRPGDIVTKGQLIATLEHEQQNALIGSTEAQVASARADTERARAEMMNAKTNLDRYQRLLKEGFSTQQQYDSIATSYASARASYNAAQAKEKQAAAELGRVKSTQQDYIMYSPLDGTVLSDYSLTAGAMISPSSPIVDIADLRRLKATVRVPEVKIFIVHPGMDVIMRFDALEGREFHGHVTRIEPYVDPATRTSVVEMEIDNEALGNLLRPGMFGRASIVEKEFRDVVLVPESAIQSGSEGQFVFFENDGAARLQKVKTGLRQGNYLQVTEGVVSGDRVIVFGGASLNDGDRVTIQQ, encoded by the coding sequence GTGACAGTAGTGCTCTTTCTCGCGCTTTTTGCGGGAGCGGCGTGGTATTTTCTGATCTTCAGGGGGGCGAAGGCGTCCTCTCAGGAGCTGAAACCGGCGGAACCCGCGGCCTCAGTTCAGGCGGCTTACGTTCGGGTGGAAATCGCCTCGGGCAACGGGGTTGTGCGCGAAAGCATCGACCAGAACATGTCCATTGAGGCGATAAACAGAGTGCAGATGCTGCCACGGGTCACAGGCAGACTTGAAAAACTTCACGTGAGGCCCGGCGATATTGTGACAAAAGGTCAGCTCATCGCCACTCTGGAGCACGAGCAGCAGAACGCCCTCATCGGCTCCACCGAGGCGCAGGTGGCCTCCGCCAGAGCCGACACGGAGCGGGCACGGGCCGAGATGATGAACGCCAAAACCAACCTCGACCGCTACCAGAGGCTTCTCAAAGAGGGGTTCAGCACGCAGCAGCAGTACGACTCCATCGCCACGTCCTACGCCAGCGCGAGGGCGAGCTACAACGCCGCCCAGGCCAAAGAAAAACAGGCCGCTGCCGAGCTTGGCCGGGTGAAATCCACCCAGCAGGATTACATCATGTACTCCCCTCTGGACGGAACCGTTCTGTCCGACTACTCCCTCACCGCCGGCGCGATGATCTCCCCTTCCTCGCCCATCGTGGACATCGCCGATCTTAGGAGGCTCAAGGCGACGGTTCGGGTTCCGGAGGTCAAAATTTTCATCGTCCACCCGGGCATGGACGTCATCATGAGGTTCGACGCTCTGGAGGGCAGGGAATTTCACGGCCACGTGACCCGCATCGAGCCCTACGTCGATCCCGCGACCCGCACCAGCGTCGTCGAAATGGAGATCGACAACGAAGCCCTTGGAAACCTTCTGCGACCGGGCATGTTCGGCAGGGCGTCCATCGTGGAGAAAGAGTTTCGGGATGTGGTTCTCGTTCCCGAAAGCGCCATTCAGAGCGGTTCCGAGGGGCAGTTCGTCTTTTTCGAAAATGACGGCGCGGCGCGTCTGCAAAAAGTCAAAACCGGTTTGAGGCAGGGCAATTATCTTCAGGTGACGGAGGGAGTCGTCTCCGGCGACCGCGTCATCGTCTTCGGGGGCGCCAGCCTCAACGACGGCGACAGGGTGACCATTCAGCAATAA